From a single Nicotiana tomentosiformis chromosome 2, ASM39032v3, whole genome shotgun sequence genomic region:
- the LOC138905345 gene encoding uncharacterized protein has protein sequence MANNDEIEVVSDDPQGQSVEQESEEVRRLKRQLSDVYQAWVSDQPPPQVPSEGTYTVSQDTQPPLPTMSDHILPPGYMPNYNFPAAPDMAFKVSTPHNQTLQYESPTENEKALKTGEPDEMVRKMKSLEQNIKNIQGLGGHKSISFSNLCLFPHIHFPPGFKTPKFEKYDGHSDPIVHLKKYCNQLRGVRGKEELLMDYFGESLVGVASEWFID, from the exons ATGGCTAACAATGATGAAATCGAGGTGGTTAGTGACGACCCTCAGGGTCAATCAGTtgagcaagagtcggaggaaGTAAGAAGATTGAAACGACAACTGTCTGACGTGTATCAGGCTTGGGTCTCCGATCAGCCTCCGCCTCAGgttccctcagagggaacttacACCGTATCCCAGgatactcaaccaccgctccccACAATGAGTGATCACATTCTGCCTCCGGGGTATATGCCAAATTACAATTTCCCTGCCGCCCCTG ATATGGCTTTTAAGGTTTCGACTCCACACAATCAGACCCTACAGTATGAGTCACCTACAGAAAATGAAAAGGCTCTCAAGACAGGAGAGCCAGATGAGATGgtcaggaaaatgaaaagtcttgagcagaacataaagaacatacaaggactaggtggtcacaaaagtaTCTCATTCAGTAATTTATGCTTGTTTCCTCACATCCATtttccaccagggttcaagaccccaaaatttgagaaatatgatggacacaGTGACCCTATCGTCCACTTGAAAAagtactgcaaccagctgaggggcgTGAGAGGAAAAGAAGAGTTGTTGATGGATTATTTCGGGGAGAgccttgtgggggtagcctctgaatggttcattgactAA